AATGGAAGTTATTTCGCAATATAACCACTACCCAGAGAGAATACCCAGTGTGATATGACATCATTGTACTCGACCAGTCACAGGTCGAGTAACATGGTAAATGCCACTTACTCTGACCACACCAGAGTAGAAGATgatgcatactgtatgttgttgcACCCAGTTGGAAATTGCACCTGATCACTCCACTCTCCTAGCACAAGACTACTTCACCTGTTCCTGTTGAACAACTTTTACAATCAAATTGCAATTTATCAATTTCCATTAATGTGagaaatgtattaattacaTGCCTCACATTTCTGTCTACTCCTTTAGAGATGCACCGATGTGCAATTGCAGGCcaacaaaaaaatctcccaTTTATCAGAATATACTCTGTACTCCAATgtaacacagagaaaacattttgcagcAAAAAGGTTTCACAAGAACACAAGGTGTACTCTATGTCCGATCACTTCCAGATTCCTGTGATGAATAACTGGAGTGATTTTACTACTGCGCTCTTACACTACAGTAACACAGTGTTAGCAAAGAAAGAGACTCCACACAGAGATGTGTGCAGCTTTACCTCCTGAACACTGGGACTTCACTTTGTAGCCTCTGACTCAAACTATTTCCCACCATGTGTTCCCATTCCTTTAAATCACATGATCAATATCACTCAGtcacatcaacatcatcatcagcagcagcaacagcagcagcaggactgaCTCAGTTCCTTTTTACTGAGGCAGGAAAAGCTCCAGACAACCCTGAAGTATCTCGACTGAATTAACTTGAAAGCATGTCCAGAAACCATTTCAGCCACTATCACTACAGAGCACCGAACAGCCCTCTCCACCCCCGCCCTCTAAAATCACATATCAACTGCTTATTCCAATTATAACATCCACTCGTATTTGAGTCTTGCATTTGCAAGTAttgaacaaagagaaaagcaggCGCGGTCTGAACACCAGATCTCATTACTTCTGgatgtagatgatgatgatgcacagAGTTCCCACCAGTCCCAGGGCCTGAATACCAAGGAACCAGAGCAGAAGCCAGAAGAAGACGATCACTATGGGCTCGACTATCTTGTCGGCAAAGTACATCTGGCTGAAGCCCATCCCCCGCAGGCACTTGTTGAGCATCCCAAACAAAGTCCCCATCCGCTCACAGTCATCCAGCCGAGGCTCTCTTGTGGTGGGGTCGTCCATGTGGGTCCAACCTGCACTAGGATCACTGGGCAGTCCAGGTCTGGTCCGACTGCCATCAGCCTGTGGAGACAAAGTTCCAGTTAtgaacagagctgctgctcaactTTTCATATGCTCTATTTGACTTAACTTTAACCTAATtacatgattttcattttattacatttccccTGGTAgcatacacagaaaaacaaagccaaacaaaatagcaaaaaaaacctatgaTCCTACTGTTAACTGTAACCTTTTAATGCAGGGGAAGAATGAGAGCTGTGACTAATTTCTTCTCAATATTATTGATTAGGcgattattttctaaattaatcaattaaatgtcTTCCCTGTTCAGCATGATTTTAATTAGAGGTTGACTGATATGTCTTTTTCCAGGCCAATACAATACAGATAACTACATATTTAAGAGATGGATAACCGATACAGTCTGCAGTGTCAAAAAATTCaaagaacctttcaacatgacctcaacacacaaagtgcagggcGCTATCAGCAGCTtaattatgaagttgaacaaaaagTTCAGAGAGAAGTGACAGCAGCTGCAACAGAGTAAAAgtaccacattttaaaatgaaattatcttataCCAAATTGGCTTTAAAAAATGGCCAAtaccgataatcataaaaatggttAATATTGGCGCCGATAATCAGCTAGGCCGATAATCATTCGACCCGTAATTTAAATTGCTTGTGTTATTTGAACAACTGTCCAAAACCCAAATGTGTTTTGGACAGTTGTTTTACAAAAGTTGTTTTACAAAATTGTCTGCAGAGAATCTTTACTtatcaacattttattgtatgaatcatcattgcatattttattacctccaccaaggaagtttgtttgtgtttgtccagttgtttgtttgtttttcagcaggattacacaaaaaagtACTAAACAGATTTACACGGatcttggtggaaggatgatCTCTGCAacattgtgaggtctcgacctcactatgtaaagtgcctaaagataatgtatgttgtaatttggcgcgatacaaataaaagtgaaattgaACCCAATAAAGTTTGGCATCGTTTTGGACAAAAGGGAACCAGGATTTTCTATAACATTGCaagatttttgacattttcacagatttttcacatatttaggggactgatagCTGTGTGCGCAATTAGGTGCAGATCAAAATTACAGATCCTTCATAATTACGTTGCTGATAGtgccctgcactttgtgtgttaagATTTAATTGTGGTTTCATGAGGCGCTCTATAGAGTGCCATTCTGGTTGTAAAGAGTCATGTGATCCTCACTACAGCCATGCCACCAGCAGATCTATTAATATGTACATTCTAAAACAAACCACACAAGCTCATATAGAACTGTGTATCGGCATGAAACCTTTACTCCAAACCACACACTTTagaatcgcttcctgcccctttaatgctaCGCATCAGcaaaatacaatacacacaaagcattaaaaaaacttATTCCATGAGGCAATACCCTTGTGAATTACAGAGAACAGCAGACAACGATCAAATAAAGTGACACTGATTTAAATCCCTAAAACTTGTCATATCATGTAACCACCTGCCATGTCACTTTGTCTTGTCACAACTTGAATAATAGTTGGATAATGACAAACCAACAAAGTGTAGAGACATAACAAGTTAATATATTTGATGATCCTGATAAATGATCAAATTGTTCCAGCACACATTCAGTTTTCTTGTAAAATAATTGGCTGACATTCTCCAAGAACCAAGATTTCAGTGTTCTTTGGTGCCTGCAGTCTGAACGTCCACTGTGATCACATTTCCAGCATGAGCTTTGACCTCCAAATGGTCGTTAAAGCTTTACTACTGTAAGCAAGGTGAGGCCCGTTTGTACTTACCAATGTCATTCTGCCGATGATACATTGTCAATAAGCTAACTTCCCATTTTGTTAAAAT
The Scophthalmus maximus strain ysfricsl-2021 chromosome 15, ASM2237912v1, whole genome shotgun sequence DNA segment above includes these coding regions:
- the fam241a gene encoding uncharacterized protein FAM241A yields the protein MSAAPPVIDQRVFHRRECEDPRPVNQRGSGHAAPPVHGARQTALHHQRPRADGSRTRPGLPSDPSAGWTHMDDPTTREPRLDDCERMGTLFGMLNKCLRGMGFSQMYFADKIVEPIVIVFFWLLLWFLGIQALGLVGTLCIIIIYIQK